In one Marinilabiliales bacterium genomic region, the following are encoded:
- a CDS encoding class I SAM-dependent methyltransferase has product MKIIFYAISVNFAIMFMKQMGKIKLLIRYFVYWLRRKGAKGHGIHSPFVYRFNFNILNSSGKYPEYAELTTYRQSLMANRQTIKVCDMGAGSRVFSSEHRRVCDIARLSGSSMQTGRMLFRLARSFPAPAIIELGTSLGFGTLCLAKGAPGGIVYSIEGCGGQLGVARSELGKREVGNVRLIEGSFTGKLPGVLDLVERADLVYFDGDHREESLLWQYKVCKAKAGQGTIFVIGDIHWSPGMEKAWKTICGDQDVSCTIDLFYSGLVLFREGMAKQHYLLRCSG; this is encoded by the coding sequence TTGAAGATAATATTTTATGCAATAAGCGTTAATTTCGCAATCATGTTTATGAAACAGATGGGTAAAATTAAACTTTTAATCAGATATTTTGTCTATTGGTTAAGGCGCAAGGGTGCTAAAGGGCACGGGATACATTCACCGTTTGTATACAGGTTCAACTTTAATATCCTCAATAGCAGCGGTAAATATCCTGAATATGCTGAACTGACCACGTACAGGCAGTCACTCATGGCTAACAGGCAGACCATAAAGGTGTGCGACATGGGTGCAGGCTCACGCGTTTTCTCGTCCGAGCACAGGCGCGTTTGTGATATTGCCAGGTTGAGCGGGAGCAGCATGCAAACGGGAAGGATGCTTTTCAGGCTTGCGAGGAGTTTCCCGGCGCCGGCAATTATTGAGCTGGGAACATCCCTTGGGTTTGGCACTTTATGCCTTGCAAAAGGCGCCCCCGGTGGGATAGTATACAGCATTGAAGGATGTGGCGGACAGCTTGGAGTGGCAAGGAGCGAGCTGGGCAAGAGGGAGGTTGGCAATGTCAGGCTCATTGAAGGGTCTTTTACCGGGAAACTTCCCGGAGTTCTTGATCTTGTTGAAAGGGCAGACCTTGTCTATTTTGACGGCGATCACCGTGAAGAGAGTTTACTCTGGCAGTACAAGGTTTGCAAGGCTAAAGCCGGGCAGGGAACAATATTTGTTATTGGCGACATACACTGGTCCCCCGGTATGGAGAAAGCCTGGAAAACGATATGCGGGGATCAGGATGTGAGCTGCACTATTGATCTGTTTTATAGCGGGCTGGTCTTATTCAGGGAGGGGATGGCGAAACAACATTACCTGCTGAGGTGTTCAGGGTAA
- a CDS encoding ABC transporter ATP-binding protein, with product MEDIINIRGLVKNYKIGTIVVHALRAVSVDIKRNEYVAIMGPSGSGKSTLMNIIGCLDTPTSGQYVLNNTDVSKLEDNQLAEIRNKEIGFVFQTFNLLPRYTAFENVMLPLVYAGKSKTERVARAEEVVEQVGLSDRSHHKPNELSGGQRQRVAVARALVNNPSIILADEPTGNLDSKTSVDIMNLFDDIHRKGNTIIVVTHEEDIARHAHRIIRLRDGEIESDTINEDPVKLTVRDGSISMQ from the coding sequence ATGGAAGATATTATTAACATCAGGGGGCTTGTCAAGAATTACAAGATCGGTACTATTGTGGTGCATGCCCTGCGCGCTGTTTCGGTCGATATAAAGAGAAACGAATATGTGGCCATCATGGGCCCCTCCGGTTCCGGAAAATCGACATTAATGAATATTATCGGCTGCCTGGATACACCCACAAGCGGACAGTATGTTCTGAACAATACCGATGTCAGTAAACTTGAGGATAATCAGCTTGCCGAGATACGGAATAAGGAGATAGGGTTTGTATTTCAGACCTTTAACCTGCTGCCCCGCTATACGGCATTTGAAAACGTAATGCTCCCGTTGGTCTATGCAGGCAAGTCCAAAACCGAAAGAGTTGCCAGGGCCGAAGAGGTTGTAGAACAGGTCGGACTGTCGGACAGGTCACATCACAAGCCGAATGAGCTCAGCGGCGGCCAGAGGCAGCGTGTGGCAGTTGCCAGGGCACTTGTAAACAACCCTTCTATAATACTTGCCGATGAACCAACAGGAAACCTTGACTCCAAAACTTCTGTCGACATAATGAACCTCTTTGACGATATACACAGGAAGGGAAATACCATTATTGTTGTTACCCACGAAGAGGACATAGCAAGACATGCGCATCGTATCATCAGGCTGCGGGACGGAGAAATAGAATCGGATACGATCAATGAGGATCCGGTAAAGCTTACTGTACGCGACGGTTCAATCAGTATGCAATGA
- a CDS encoding cob(I)yrinic acid a,c-diamide adenosyltransferase: MKIYTKTGDKGITSLIGGKRVPKYDDRIEAYGSVDELIAWTGLIRDHEAAFSVHDLLVEVQDRLMTCASILAADCDDCPNAIPSLCEDDIVILEKAIDEMEDQLEPLSSFILPGGHTVVSYCHIARNVCRRAERNVLRLDAVYAVDRFVIRYLNRLSDYFFVLSRKLGKDSGATEIPWEPRL; the protein is encoded by the coding sequence ATGAAGATATATACAAAGACAGGAGATAAGGGTATTACTTCCCTTATCGGGGGAAAAAGGGTGCCAAAGTATGATGACCGGATAGAGGCTTATGGCAGCGTTGACGAGCTGATAGCCTGGACCGGACTGATACGTGACCACGAAGCAGCCTTTTCGGTACACGACCTGCTTGTTGAGGTGCAGGACAGGCTTATGACATGTGCATCAATACTTGCAGCTGATTGTGATGATTGTCCCAATGCCATTCCTTCGCTCTGTGAGGATGATATTGTAATTCTTGAAAAAGCCATCGATGAGATGGAGGATCAACTGGAACCTCTCTCTTCATTTATACTGCCGGGTGGACATACAGTGGTATCCTACTGTCATATTGCCCGCAATGTCTGCAGGCGCGCCGAGCGGAATGTTCTCCGACTTGATGCCGTTTATGCTGTTGACCGGTTTGTTATAAGATACCTGAACAGGTTGTCGGATTACTTTTTTGTCCTCTCCCGTAAGCTGGGCAAGGATTCCGGAGCAACAGAAATTCCCTGGGAGCCCCGGTTGTAG
- a CDS encoding DUF2795 domain-containing protein, giving the protein MYWTLELASKLEDAPWPATKDELIDYAMRSGAPLEVIENLQEIEDEGEIYESIEDIWPDYPSKDDFFFNEDEY; this is encoded by the coding sequence ATGTACTGGACGCTTGAACTGGCTTCAAAACTGGAAGATGCTCCCTGGCCGGCTACAAAGGATGAGTTGATCGATTATGCCATGAGGTCGGGAGCCCCGCTTGAGGTTATTGAGAATCTTCAGGAGATTGAAGATGAAGGTGAAATTTATGAAAGCATAGAGGATATCTGGCCGGATTATCCCAGTAAGGACGACTTCTTTTTTAATGAAGATGAGTACTGA
- a CDS encoding peptidylprolyl isomerase, which produces MVIMIKKILSIFTLASVIVLSTQHFTATAQERIVDRIVAVVGSSIILQSDIENELIQLQAQGYSVTANSRCEMLENHLVQKLLLNQAIIDSIEVSDSEVEMELTRRLQFFIQQIGSEEALENYYNKSILEIREDFRDIIRDQLITREMQMEIIGNVSVSPAEVRRFYNSLPEDQIPMIPSEVQIRQIVRYPEFSAAENFRVRQRLNEIRQRIIDGESFTTMAVLYSQDPGSARRGGELGYMTRARLTPEFANVAFSLRDDRVSPVFETEYGFHIVQLIDRRGDEVNVRHILMRPEATDQARQQARSFLDSLATVIRTDTTTFRVAAMMHTGDKDTQMSGGLVINQETGGSRFQLDQLSPVQYDAVRDMKIGEIAGPIESRDRQGRTFYKLLYLESQTAPHQANLREDYAFIREMAEDDKMNRVLEEWIDGRRARTYIRIDEAYRNCEFSSRDWVSR; this is translated from the coding sequence ATGGTTATAATGATTAAAAAGATTTTATCAATATTTACACTTGCCTCGGTTATCGTGCTCAGTACTCAACATTTTACTGCAACAGCACAGGAAAGGATAGTAGACAGGATAGTTGCCGTTGTCGGTAGCAGCATCATACTTCAGTCAGATATTGAAAACGAACTTATCCAGTTGCAGGCGCAGGGCTATAGCGTAACTGCAAATTCGCGTTGCGAGATGCTTGAAAATCACCTGGTACAAAAGCTGCTGCTAAACCAGGCAATAATAGATTCAATTGAGGTAAGCGATTCTGAGGTAGAGATGGAGCTTACCCGGAGGCTGCAGTTCTTTATCCAGCAGATAGGCTCTGAGGAAGCTCTCGAGAACTATTATAACAAGAGCATACTTGAGATAAGGGAGGACTTCAGGGATATAATTCGCGATCAACTCATTACCAGGGAGATGCAAATGGAGATCATCGGAAATGTAAGTGTGTCACCTGCAGAAGTAAGGAGGTTCTACAACAGCCTGCCCGAAGATCAGATACCGATGATACCTTCCGAGGTTCAGATCCGTCAGATAGTCAGGTACCCCGAATTCAGTGCGGCAGAGAACTTCAGGGTAAGACAGCGCCTGAATGAGATCAGGCAGCGGATAATTGACGGCGAAAGCTTTACAACAATGGCGGTTCTCTATTCACAGGACCCGGGTTCGGCAAGAAGAGGGGGCGAACTGGGTTATATGACCAGGGCACGTCTGACTCCCGAATTTGCAAATGTAGCTTTCTCCCTGCGTGACGACAGGGTATCGCCTGTTTTCGAGACCGAATACGGTTTCCATATTGTACAGCTTATTGATCGCAGGGGCGATGAAGTGAATGTCAGGCACATACTTATGAGGCCGGAGGCTACCGACCAGGCAAGACAACAGGCAAGGTCCTTCCTTGACAGTCTTGCCACTGTAATACGTACCGACACCACCACATTCAGGGTAGCAGCGATGATGCATACCGGTGACAAAGACACGCAAATGAGCGGGGGACTGGTAATCAATCAGGAGACCGGGGGCTCCAGGTTCCAGCTTGACCAGCTCAGCCCGGTGCAGTATGACGCAGTGCGGGATATGAAAATAGGTGAGATTGCAGGCCCGATAGAATCGCGCGACCGGCAGGGAAGGACCTTCTACAAGCTGCTTTACCTGGAATCACAGACAGCACCGCACCAGGCAAACCTGAGGGAGGACTATGCATTTATCAGGGAAATGGCTGAGGATGATAAGATGAACCGGGTACTTGAAGAGTGGATAGACGGGAGGAGGGCACGAACATACATCAGGATTGACGAGGCCTACAGAAATTGCGAATTCTCATCCCGCGATTGGGTCAGCAGATAA
- the guaB gene encoding IMP dehydrogenase produces the protein MSFVSDKIKGEGLTFDDVLLIPAYSQVLPKDVDISSIFSRNIRINAPVVSAAMDTVTESALAIAIARQGGMGVIHKNMTIKEQARHVKVVKRAESGMIYDPVTIEKTSTVGDAMKLMKDYKIGGIPVVENNGKLIGIVTNRDLRFQDNMSRPISEVMTKDKIITTTQANLEKATDLLQQYRIEKLPVIDEDNKLVGLLTYKDITKVKDNPRACKDEKGRLRVAAGIGVAKDSVKRAEALLENGVDAIVIDTAHGHTAGVFGLLKELKKITGEIDIVVGNIGTADAARALAGAGADGVKVGIGPGSICTTRVIAGVGIPQLTAVYEVAAALKGTGIPVIADGGIRYSGDIVKAIAAGADSIMAGSLLAGVEESPGETIIYNGRKFKAYRGMGSIEAMQQGSRDRYFQDQESDLSKLVPEGISARIPYKGTLAEVVYQLIGGLRAGMGYCGAPDIKTLKEAKFVRITNSGLNESHPHGVTITREAPNYSR, from the coding sequence ATGTCATTCGTTTCTGATAAGATTAAAGGCGAAGGCCTTACCTTTGACGATGTACTCCTTATACCGGCTTATTCACAGGTGCTCCCCAAAGATGTTGATATATCTTCAATTTTCTCCAGGAACATCAGGATAAACGCCCCAGTCGTATCGGCAGCCATGGACACGGTTACCGAATCAGCCCTTGCCATTGCGATAGCTCGTCAGGGAGGCATGGGTGTCATCCATAAGAACATGACCATAAAGGAGCAGGCCAGGCATGTTAAGGTGGTGAAAAGGGCTGAGAGCGGAATGATCTATGACCCGGTGACCATTGAAAAGACCAGCACGGTGGGTGATGCCATGAAGCTCATGAAGGATTATAAAATTGGCGGGATACCGGTGGTGGAAAATAACGGTAAGCTTATCGGAATTGTTACGAACCGGGACCTGCGTTTTCAGGACAACATGAGCAGGCCTATAAGCGAGGTCATGACAAAGGATAAAATAATAACCACCACCCAGGCAAACCTTGAAAAAGCTACCGATCTGCTTCAGCAGTACAGGATCGAAAAACTGCCGGTAATTGACGAAGATAACAAGCTTGTTGGTTTGCTGACCTACAAGGACATTACCAAGGTAAAGGACAATCCCCGGGCATGCAAGGATGAAAAGGGACGTCTCAGGGTTGCTGCAGGCATAGGGGTAGCAAAGGATTCGGTTAAAAGGGCCGAAGCTCTGCTTGAAAACGGAGTGGATGCGATTGTCATCGATACTGCCCACGGCCATACGGCGGGAGTTTTCGGGCTACTGAAAGAGTTGAAGAAAATCACCGGAGAGATCGATATTGTAGTGGGCAATATTGGAACGGCCGATGCGGCAAGGGCTCTTGCCGGTGCGGGTGCCGACGGGGTGAAGGTGGGGATAGGCCCCGGATCGATATGTACCACCAGGGTGATCGCCGGTGTCGGCATCCCCCAGCTTACTGCCGTTTATGAGGTCGCTGCGGCACTTAAGGGAACAGGCATACCCGTTATAGCAGACGGAGGTATAAGGTACTCGGGTGACATTGTAAAGGCCATAGCTGCAGGTGCCGATTCTATCATGGCCGGATCCCTGCTGGCAGGTGTCGAAGAATCCCCGGGTGAGACCATTATATATAACGGCCGTAAATTCAAGGCTTACAGGGGAATGGGATCCATTGAGGCCATGCAGCAGGGCTCGCGTGACCGCTATTTCCAGGATCAGGAGAGTGATCTGAGCAAGCTGGTGCCTGAAGGTATCTCTGCCCGTATACCATACAAAGGAACCCTGGCAGAGGTTGTCTATCAGCTTATCGGGGGACTAAGGGCAGGGATGGGATACTGCGGTGCGCCGGATATCAAAACACTCAAAGAGGCAAAATTTGTCAGGATAACCAACTCAGGCCTCAATGAGAGTCACCCCCACGGAGTAACCATAACCCGTGAGGCACCCAATTACAGCAGATAA
- a CDS encoding RecQ family ATP-dependent DNA helicase — translation MQPEIIESVASGRDTLALMPTGGGKSVTFQVPALAADGICIVVTPLIALMRDQVDNLVKRGIKAQAVYSGMSRAEIDIALDNCAYGDYKFLYVSPERIGSELFRERVKKMRVNILAVDEAHCISQWGYDFRPAYLKISALRELLPGVPVLALTATATAGVVEDIQEKLSFSSPNVIRTSFERENLHYLVEVTEDKHRKLLDFISRIPGSGIVYARNRRKTSELARFLSNNKVKADYYHAGLASATRTARQNDWMEGRTRVIVATNAFGMGIDKADVRFVIHFDIPDTLEACFQEAGRAGRDGKVAFAIMMYNDSDRLNADKRVALKFPEREIIRQVYQSLGSYFQIPYGGGKGAVLDFNISDFASRYNLNVMTAWYSLKELETEGYIELTDEINSPSKIHFIVSRDELYRFQVANAAFDGFIKLLLRTYSGVFSGFAAINEDFLAKKTRSDRDTVYQYLVRLNNLNIIKYIPQRRSPLIIMNTERLDSNSLYMSAKAYRERRESYLARLRSVISYASGKGQCRSVMLLEYFGEKGARKCGNCDICREPDDTGIDRVEFDLIAAGIREVIRHGSVTTGELPSMVDFTPEKTITVTRWLLDNGKLTSGDDGFLSWTG, via the coding sequence ATGCAGCCGGAGATTATAGAGTCTGTGGCATCTGGCAGGGACACCCTGGCCCTTATGCCAACCGGAGGGGGTAAATCTGTTACCTTCCAGGTGCCGGCCCTTGCTGCTGATGGCATATGCATAGTAGTTACTCCATTGATCGCCCTTATGAGGGATCAGGTTGACAACCTGGTAAAGAGGGGCATCAAGGCACAGGCGGTATATTCGGGAATGAGCCGTGCAGAGATTGACATAGCACTTGATAACTGCGCATACGGCGATTACAAGTTCCTTTATGTTTCGCCCGAAAGGATAGGTTCGGAGTTATTCAGGGAGCGTGTCAAAAAGATGCGGGTGAATATCCTGGCAGTTGACGAGGCCCATTGCATTTCGCAATGGGGGTATGATTTCAGGCCAGCCTACCTGAAGATATCAGCACTCAGGGAGCTGTTGCCAGGGGTTCCGGTCCTTGCACTTACTGCTACTGCGACAGCCGGTGTGGTAGAAGATATACAGGAAAAGCTTTCCTTTTCATCCCCGAATGTCATCAGGACAAGTTTCGAAAGGGAAAACCTGCACTATCTTGTAGAAGTCACTGAAGATAAACACAGGAAACTGCTTGATTTCATCAGCAGGATACCCGGCAGCGGAATAGTCTACGCAAGGAACAGAAGAAAAACCTCTGAGCTGGCCAGATTCCTTTCCAACAACAAGGTGAAGGCGGACTATTACCATGCCGGTCTTGCCAGCGCTACTCGCACAGCACGGCAGAATGACTGGATGGAGGGGCGTACAAGGGTTATTGTTGCCACCAATGCTTTCGGCATGGGCATAGACAAGGCCGATGTAAGATTTGTTATCCATTTTGATATTCCCGACACACTGGAGGCCTGCTTCCAGGAGGCAGGCAGGGCAGGCAGGGACGGGAAAGTGGCCTTTGCCATTATGATGTACAATGATTCAGACCGTCTGAACGCCGACAAGAGGGTAGCCTTAAAATTTCCCGAAAGGGAAATTATAAGGCAGGTGTACCAGTCGCTCGGCAGTTACTTCCAGATCCCCTACGGCGGCGGAAAGGGTGCTGTTCTCGATTTCAATATATCTGATTTTGCATCAAGGTATAACCTTAACGTAATGACAGCCTGGTATTCACTTAAGGAGCTGGAGACCGAAGGCTACATCGAACTGACTGATGAGATAAACAGTCCCTCGAAGATCCATTTCATTGTCAGCAGGGATGAACTTTACCGGTTCCAGGTGGCAAATGCCGCATTTGACGGGTTCATCAAGCTTCTGCTGCGCACCTACTCGGGGGTCTTCTCGGGCTTTGCGGCGATAAATGAGGATTTCCTGGCGAAAAAAACAAGATCTGACAGGGATACTGTATACCAGTATCTTGTCAGGCTCAATAATCTGAATATCATTAAGTATATACCGCAAAGAAGGTCGCCTCTTATTATCATGAACACTGAGAGGCTTGACAGCAACTCTCTCTATATGTCCGCAAAGGCCTACAGGGAGAGAAGAGAGAGCTACCTTGCAAGACTAAGGTCAGTGATATCCTATGCATCCGGCAAAGGACAGTGCCGTAGCGTTATGCTGCTGGAATATTTTGGCGAGAAGGGGGCCCGGAAATGCGGCAACTGCGATATCTGCCGCGAGCCTGATGATACCGGTATTGACAGGGTCGAGTTTGACCTGATAGCAGCGGGCATAAGGGAGGTGATAAGACACGGCAGTGTAACTACCGGTGAACTTCCTTCAATGGTCGATTTTACGCCCGAAAAGACCATTACAGTCACAAGATGGCTCCTTGACAACGGAAAACTTACCAGTGGCGATGATGGTTTCCTGAGTTGGACAGGATAG
- a CDS encoding DUF5063 domain-containing protein, which yields MLPGVLFEKCFTNFADYQINRRIMEISREELVYSKAVIEFVAVAGEFCSFLEQAEGFARRDLADKSRKILPLLYYKATLIPPTEPFYEEGTERFVTEEEWDTIHNKIRSRLGRHDDYPEIFDPVGRDTEDRVGGSIAENMADLYQDMKDFVMVYRMGTPEIMNDALWECMQHFDQSWGQKLLNALRALHHLMHGGHNLDDEDDGREEDEDQRNTNNWIFTKRQKLWNEDDDQ from the coding sequence TTGCTGCCGGGGGTTTTATTTGAAAAATGTTTTACTAATTTTGCCGATTATCAGATCAATAGGCGGATTATGGAAATCAGCAGGGAAGAACTGGTCTATTCAAAGGCAGTGATTGAATTTGTTGCGGTGGCAGGAGAGTTTTGCAGCTTTCTGGAGCAGGCAGAAGGGTTTGCCAGGAGGGATTTGGCTGACAAGAGCCGCAAGATACTTCCCCTGCTCTATTACAAGGCCACCCTGATACCTCCTACAGAGCCTTTTTATGAGGAGGGTACAGAACGTTTCGTTACCGAGGAAGAGTGGGACACCATTCACAACAAAATCAGGTCCAGGCTGGGCCGGCATGATGACTATCCCGAGATCTTCGACCCCGTTGGGCGTGATACGGAAGACCGGGTGGGAGGCAGCATAGCCGAGAATATGGCAGATCTGTACCAGGATATGAAGGATTTTGTGATGGTATACCGCATGGGTACCCCCGAGATCATGAATGATGCACTATGGGAGTGCATGCAGCATTTCGACCAGAGCTGGGGCCAGAAGCTGCTGAATGCACTGCGGGCCCTTCACCACCTTATGCACGGTGGACATAACCTGGACGATGAAGATGATGGCCGGGAAGAGGATGAAGATCAAAGGAACACTAATAACTGGATATTTACCAAAAGGCAAAAACTCTGGAATGAGGATGACGACCAGTAA
- a CDS encoding 3'-5' exonuclease domain-containing protein 2, whose translation MRMTTSNSQLTITNDEIRELPLTSFTGEIIVVDHPDAVHRAVDMLKGTEVLGFDTETKPAFKKGVVNGVALLQLATKERAFIFRINSTGIPEPLLSILASRKIVKAGAAIRDDIISLQKVCRFRPAGFVELQDMVKDYNIADTGLRKMAAIVLGIQISKAQQVSNWEREKLTDAQLIYAATDAWACHEIYRKLAGN comes from the coding sequence ATGAGGATGACGACCAGTAATTCTCAACTGACTATAACAAACGATGAGATAAGGGAGTTGCCGCTTACCAGCTTCACGGGCGAGATAATAGTGGTCGACCATCCCGATGCTGTGCACCGGGCAGTTGACATGTTAAAGGGGACGGAGGTTCTGGGGTTTGATACCGAGACCAAACCTGCATTCAAAAAGGGGGTTGTGAACGGGGTTGCCCTGCTGCAGCTTGCCACGAAAGAACGGGCCTTTATCTTCCGTATAAACAGTACCGGCATTCCTGAGCCATTGCTTTCAATCCTTGCAAGCAGAAAAATAGTCAAGGCCGGGGCAGCCATCCGTGATGATATAATATCCCTTCAGAAGGTGTGCCGGTTCAGGCCTGCTGGATTTGTCGAGCTGCAGGATATGGTGAAGGATTATAATATTGCAGACACCGGCCTGAGAAAGATGGCAGCGATAGTGCTGGGAATCCAGATATCCAAAGCGCAGCAGGTCTCCAACTGGGAAAGGGAGAAGCTTACCGATGCCCAGCTTATCTATGCCGCCACTGATGCCTGGGCCTGCCATGAAATATACAGGAAGCTTGCCGGCAACTGA